The following coding sequences lie in one Numida meleagris isolate 19003 breed g44 Domestic line chromosome Z, NumMel1.0, whole genome shotgun sequence genomic window:
- the LOC110389490 gene encoding uncharacterized protein LOC110389490 isoform X3, with protein sequence MDGAAAARAQPGLPRRQEGYEHPAPNPPRHRHTHRHTHRHTHRHTHRHTQTHTDTHRHTQTHTPRSHTRGEAGREGDVTPLRPGAHPGGQRAGQGRAALLLAAEARRLRQVVMFVVCLPQNFLRFISFSLPQDSSAISLSASQILRTFVQEGEQPQLSQPVLT encoded by the exons AtggatggagcagcagcagccagagcccagCCCGGCCTGCCCCGCCGGCAGGAGGGGTACGAGCACCCCGCGCCGAACCCACccagacacagacacacacacagacacacacacagacacacacacagacacacacacagacacacacagacacacacagacacacacagacacacacagacacacacaccaCGCTCGCACACGCGGGGGGAGGCGGGGAGGGAGGGTGACGTCACTCCGCTCCGGCCCGGGGCGCATCCCGGCGGGCAGCGGgcggggcagggccgggccgcgcTGCTCCTGGCTGCCGAGGCCCGCCGGCTTCGGCAAGTCGTGATGTTCGTCGTCTGCCTCCCTCAAAACTTCCTTCG gtTTATCTCATTCTCTCTTCCCCAAGACAGCTCTGCCATCAGCCTCAGTGCTTCCCAGATCCTTCGAACTTTCGTCCAAGAG
- the LOC110389490 gene encoding uncharacterized protein LOC110389490 isoform X1 yields the protein MDGAAAARAQPGLPRRQEGYEHPAPNPPRHRHTHRHTHRHTHRHTHRHTQTHTDTHRHTQTHTPRSHTRGEAGREGDVTPLRPGAHPGGQRAGQGRAALLLAAEARRLRQVVMFVVCLPQNFLRFISFSLPQDSSAISLSASQILRTFVQEKHEETNIAADLESRIEQ from the exons AtggatggagcagcagcagccagagcccagCCCGGCCTGCCCCGCCGGCAGGAGGGGTACGAGCACCCCGCGCCGAACCCACccagacacagacacacacacagacacacacacagacacacacacagacacacacacagacacacacagacacacacagacacacacagacacacacagacacacacaccaCGCTCGCACACGCGGGGGGAGGCGGGGAGGGAGGGTGACGTCACTCCGCTCCGGCCCGGGGCGCATCCCGGCGGGCAGCGGgcggggcagggccgggccgcgcTGCTCCTGGCTGCCGAGGCCCGCCGGCTTCGGCAAGTCGTGATGTTCGTCGTCTGCCTCCCTCAAAACTTCCTTCG gtTTATCTCATTCTCTCTTCCCCAAGACAGCTCTGCCATCAGCCTCAGTGCTTCCCAGATCCTTCGAACTTTCGTCCAAGAG aaaCATGAGGAGACAAATATAGCTGCAGATTTGGAATCTAGGATAGAACAATAG
- the LOC110389490 gene encoding uncharacterized protein LOC110389490 isoform X2, giving the protein MDGAAAARAQPGLPRRQEGYEHPAPNPPRHRHTHRHTHRHTHRHTHRHTQTHTDTHRHTQTHTPRSHTRGEAGREGDVTPLRPGAHPGGQRAGQGRAALLLAAEARRLRQVVMFVVCLPQNFLRFISFSLPQDSSAISLSASQILRTFVQEVWSRVFREKRSEKISEV; this is encoded by the exons AtggatggagcagcagcagccagagcccagCCCGGCCTGCCCCGCCGGCAGGAGGGGTACGAGCACCCCGCGCCGAACCCACccagacacagacacacacacagacacacacacagacacacacacagacacacacacagacacacacagacacacacagacacacacagacacacacagacacacacaccaCGCTCGCACACGCGGGGGGAGGCGGGGAGGGAGGGTGACGTCACTCCGCTCCGGCCCGGGGCGCATCCCGGCGGGCAGCGGgcggggcagggccgggccgcgcTGCTCCTGGCTGCCGAGGCCCGCCGGCTTCGGCAAGTCGTGATGTTCGTCGTCTGCCTCCCTCAAAACTTCCTTCG gtTTATCTCATTCTCTCTTCCCCAAGACAGCTCTGCCATCAGCCTCAGTGCTTCCCAGATCCTTCGAACTTTCGTCCAAGAG GTCTGGTCACGGGTCTTTAGAGAAAAGAGGAGTGAAAAGATCTCAGAAGTGTAA